The Sphingobacterium lactis sequence ATTATTTATTCCTTAAAGACACATGTAGCGCAATAGAATAAAATAGGTCAGTTATGTTTTCTTTTTCTGAAACAAAACTAAACACAACATGATAACTATTAATTAATAAAATATTAAGAATATATTATGATAAGACAATTCATGAAACCTACAGTTAACATTAGATCAAAACTCCCTTAAAATCAAAAGAATACAAAACATATAATAGCCAATAAAGCCTGTTAAGTTTATAATTATGGCACAGAGAAATTAAAAAATAGTGGAAGCATTTAAGTAATTCTGCCCAGAATAGTTAATGCATCTCATTAATTGGACATAAAAAAAGCGACCCTAGGGTCGCTCATATCTATTAGAAATTGTTCCTATTTATAATGGAACTTTCCTTTTTCCAGGGTATCCTGTTTTTCAGCATCACAGATGGCAAATGTAAAACCATCCTGCAAAGCATAGGAACCATATTCTCCATTTTTGTTAAGGGCAAGGAAACCCACTTGTATTTCTTTTGCGATTTCCGGTTTTTTCTTGACGATGCGCATAACGGCTTCCTTGCAGGCCTCTTCTGGCGAATATCCTTGGCGCATCAATTCCACCACGAGGAAGCTACCTACGTTCCGAATCACTTCTTCCCCTACTCCCGTGGAAGTTGCTCCCCCCACTTCGTTATCAACATATAGGCCTGCCCCTATAATTGGACTGTCTCCCACTCGCCCATGCATCTTAAACGCCATGCCACTCGTGGTACAGGCGCCAGAAAGATTGCCGTCTGCATCAAGCGCCAGCATTCCGATCGTATCGTGGTTATATTTGTTGCCCGGCAATTTTTCCGTAGCGAATGATTTGTTCTCAATGTTCATGATGGGCTTGTAGTTTTTTTCCTTCAGCCACTCCTTCCACGCTTTTTCACCATCCTCGGTCAGCAGCTTCTCAGCCTTGAAACCATTTTCCAATGCGAATTGTCGTGCGCCATCTCCAACCAGCATGACGTGCGGTGTCTTTTCCATCACCAAGCGTGCCACTGCGATCGGGTGGGCGATGTCCTCCATCGCAGCGACTGCCCCACAGTTGCCCTTATCATCCATAATGCACGCATCCAATGTGACAAAACCATCCCTGTCCGGATAGCCACCCTTCCCTACAGTGGTATTTTTCAAATCCGCTTCAGCTACCTGTACACCCTGTTCCACGGCGTCCAATGCTCGACCATTCTTGGACAGGATTGCCCAGGCGGCCTGGTTGGCTGCAATGCCAAAATCCCAGGTTGAAATGACAATGGGTTTTCGTACTGCCTTTACCGATTTTTCCGTAGATTGGCTGGCAAGCGCTGAAGTAACCGTTCCGACACTGACCGCGCCAAGGATACCGTGTTTGATGAATTTTCTTCTTGAATGCATAGTAATACAATATTACTCATTGCTTTAATTTCCATCAAGCATTAAATCAGCTAAATTTCTGCGGAAGTTAGCTTGTGTTATTTGTAAAAAACGTAAAATAATGCTTGTTTATCCCCTAATTTTCGCATATTTATGCAGTTTTACCTATTTTGACAATTATTAAATACTAGGATGATGACACGGATTGCTGCTGTACTCTGCACATTTATCTGTTTGACCGGCGCGGCCAATGCGCAAACAGACTCAACAATTTTTAGGAAGATGGAAACGGTTGTCAGTTCGGCCAAGGACCAATTCGCGCCAGATAAGCGCACAAAGATCGTAGCCATTACCGCTGCCAACGCCATCAACAATACATATACCATCGAATCTTCTGTACCGGAAGCAACGGCGTACATCCGATCGCAGATCGCCAATATCCCGGCACACATCCAGATCAACACGTTGCCAGACTCAACCGTTGGCGACAGAACGCACGGTGTGGTTCACCTTTCGGTTGCCAATTTCCGGACAAAACCGGGTAATGCATCCGAAATGGCCACTCAAGCACTCCTCGGCACAGAAGTCGATCTGCTCCAAAAAGTAGATGGTGAATACCGAGCTAGGACTCCCGAAGGATATATATCCTATGTTCCTGCATCGGCGGTTTCAGCCAAGACCAAATCCGAACTTGAGGCTTGGCGTAAGCTACCAAAACTGATTTATACAACCGAATTTGGCAAGTCACTATCCAAACCCAATCCTGAAAGCATGCGTGTATCGGATTTGGTGTATGGGAATATCCTGGCCCTTGTGGGGGATGAAGGGAAATATTACAAGGTTTCCTATCCGGATAAACGAATCGCTTACATCCCAAAGGATGAAGCCCTGACATTCGATAAATGGCTGACGACAAGAAATCTAACAGCTGAAAATGTAATCGCCAGCGCCAAGACCATGATGGGACTACCCTACCTTTGGGGAGGAACTTCGGTAAAAGGGGTAGACTGCAGCGGATTTACAAAAACAGCCTATTACATGAACGGATATATCATTCCTCGCGATGCCTCCCAACAGGTATTGGCAGGCCAACCTGTAGATATCCTTGATAAGAACGGACATTTCGAACCGACCAAGGCGTTGAAAAACCTGAAGCCAGCTGATTTGCTGTTCTTTGCTTCAGGCAAGGCAAACAGTCCGAATGCCCGTGTCACGCATGTCGCACTGTACCTGGGCAATGGTGAGTTCATCCATTCCGCAGGAACCGTCCGCATCAACTCCATGCTGAAGGATGCCGCAAATTACGATGACTTCCAGACCCGGACAGTCGTTGCAGCGAAACGCTATATCGGCGTTCAGGACCAACAGCTACAGAAAATTCAAGAAAATCCTTATTACAAGCAGAAATAAGATGAACAGTAACGCATGGCAAACCCGGAAAATGGGAAAATTCACCCTACGCTTCCGTCCTTATACACTTGAGCTTCGGCATGTATTTACCGTAGCATCCTTCAGTCGCAGCACCACACCTGTTGTCTTGACCGAATTGGAATATGACGGTGTAATCGGCTATGGCGAAGCCAGTATGCCTCCCTATCTTGGTGAGTCACAGGAATCCGTAATCGCTTTCCTCCAGCAGGTGGACCTATCGGGATTCAACTCGCCGTTCGAGACTGCGGAAATCCTACATGCCGTGGATCAAACGGCCGGCAAGAATACCGCAGCAAAAGCATCGGTCGATATCGCATTGCATGACCTACTGGGTAAATTGATGGGGCAACCTTTCTACAAAATCTGGGGATTGAACCCAACGCTGATACCACCGACATCGTATACAATTGGTATTGATACCGAAGAGATGATCCGGAAAAAGGTTGCGGAAGCAGGACAATTCCAGATCCTAAAGGTAAAGTTGGGGCTCGACACGGATAAGATGATCATTGACACCATTCGATCGGTAACGGACGTGCCGCTATGCGCCGATGTAAACCAGGGATGGAAAACCAAGGAAGAAGCGCTTGAGATGGCGCATTGGCTGCAGGAACGCAATGTAGTGTTCCTGGAACAGCCCATGCCCAAGGAGATGATCGATGAGAATGCATGGTTGACAGAACGCTCCCCGATCCCGACAATTGCTGATGAAGGTTGTCAGCGCTTAGTCGATGTCCCAGCGCTGCAGGGGGTCTACACCGGCATCAACATTAAGCTGATGAAGTGCACGGGGATGCGTGAAGCTAAACAGATGGCCGAACTGGCACGCGCGCTGGATATGAAAGTTATGCTCGGCTGCATGACGGAGACGTCCTGCGCAATCACCGCAGCGGCACAATTGGCGCCGTTGGTGGATTGGGCCGATCTGGATGGCGCGTTACTCATCGGAAATGACATCTATGATGGTATGCAGGTCGTAAATGGCCAATGCATCCTACCTGACCGACCGGGGATCGGCATTATCAAGAAATAAAATTACAGATTACCTAATAGAAACATTTTAATAACCCAAATTATGAAACATCATCTACTCACCACGCTGTGCGTGATGGCCTGCACGTCCATGCAGGTGGTCAACGCGCAGCAGATTTCCGTAGCTGGTAAGGTCACTGACCAAAAGGGAAATCCCATCTCCGGGGTAACCATTACGGTAAAGGGCACCACGATTAGCACCAGTACAAATGAGAACGGTCTTTTCACCCTCAATGCGGACCACAACGCTACCCTTGTTGCTTCTTTTGTTGGCTTCGTGAAGAAAGAGGTTGCTTTGAATGGCAACAAAACTGTCAGTATGCAATTGGAGGAAGACAACCAAGCCATTGACGAAGTTATGGTCATTGCCTATGGTACCGTAAAGAAAAGCTCTTTCACGGGTTCCGCTTCCAACCTCAATTATGCTGAAAAAGAAAAGGATGTGCCTGTTGCCTCTTTTGAGCAGGCATTGAACGGTCGCTTGCCAGGGGTGCAAGTCAATACCACATCCGGACAGGCAGGTTCCACTTCTACCATCCGCGTTCGCGGAATCGGTTCCATGAATGCTTCCAATGAGCCACTCTATGTTGTGGATGGCGTGCCTGTAACCTCAGGAAACGTAGGATCCATGGAAGGCAAGCTGGCCGGAACTTCCAATAACATCATGTCTACCATTAGCCCAAGCGACATTGAGTCCATCACTGTTTTGAAGGATGCCGCAGCATCTTCACTCTACGGTTCCAGGGCCGCAAATGGTGTCGTGATGATCACCACCAAATCCGGAAAGTCAGGAAAAGCCAAAGTCAATTTCCGAACTTCCCTCGGTCTTACGCCAACTTGGGCAACGGAAAATTACAAACCCGCAGGTCCACAGGAACAGATTCAGTACATGTACGAAATCTTCCACGATTATAGAACATCCAATGGCTATACCGATGAACAAGCCAATACCTATGCCCTGAACAGCATCAACAACCGCTTCGGCAAACATGGCTATGAATTCAGCACCAACGGCTTCGGTTTGAACGACCAAGTCATCATCAAGGGCAGAACCGATGGTATCGAAAATAGAGATGGAAAATACTTCGACTGGGAAGACGCACTCTTCCGGACAGGACAATACCAGAACAATGATCTATCTGTAAGCGGCGCAACAGATAAGACACGCTATTTCTCTTCCCTATCCTATACCACCGATAAAGGAAGAGCCTATACGAACAATTACGAGCGTATCGGTGGGCGATTGAACCTGTCCCAAAAGCTAAGCGACAAGGTTGAATTCGCAACAAACTTCAACATCAGCCATAACGATAAAAAAGGATTCAACGACACCCGGAACGGTGGAACGAACTACCTGTACCTGGCAAACAACCTGCTTTTCCCGTTATACTGGCCTACCGATTACAAGACCGGTGAAGATTACACCTTACGTTACGGCTCATTGGGTTATAACCCGTTGTACTATGATACGCAATGGGACAACAGTTCCAAGACTTTGCGCATGACCGTTGCACCATCCCTAACGGTGAACATCTTACCAGGATTGGTGGGTAAGACCTTATTTTCCTATGACAACTCCGAAGTAAGGGATCACCTTTACTATAGCGGAAAACAC is a genomic window containing:
- a CDS encoding N(4)-(beta-N-acetylglucosaminyl)-L-asparaginase: MHSRRKFIKHGILGAVSVGTVTSALASQSTEKSVKAVRKPIVISTWDFGIAANQAAWAILSKNGRALDAVEQGVQVAEADLKNTTVGKGGYPDRDGFVTLDACIMDDKGNCGAVAAMEDIAHPIAVARLVMEKTPHVMLVGDGARQFALENGFKAEKLLTEDGEKAWKEWLKEKNYKPIMNIENKSFATEKLPGNKYNHDTIGMLALDADGNLSGACTTSGMAFKMHGRVGDSPIIGAGLYVDNEVGGATSTGVGEEVIRNVGSFLVVELMRQGYSPEEACKEAVMRIVKKKPEIAKEIQVGFLALNKNGEYGSYALQDGFTFAICDAEKQDTLEKGKFHYK
- a CDS encoding C40 family peptidase, which gives rise to MMTRIAAVLCTFICLTGAANAQTDSTIFRKMETVVSSAKDQFAPDKRTKIVAITAANAINNTYTIESSVPEATAYIRSQIANIPAHIQINTLPDSTVGDRTHGVVHLSVANFRTKPGNASEMATQALLGTEVDLLQKVDGEYRARTPEGYISYVPASAVSAKTKSELEAWRKLPKLIYTTEFGKSLSKPNPESMRVSDLVYGNILALVGDEGKYYKVSYPDKRIAYIPKDEALTFDKWLTTRNLTAENVIASAKTMMGLPYLWGGTSVKGVDCSGFTKTAYYMNGYIIPRDASQQVLAGQPVDILDKNGHFEPTKALKNLKPADLLFFASGKANSPNARVTHVALYLGNGEFIHSAGTVRINSMLKDAANYDDFQTRTVVAAKRYIGVQDQQLQKIQENPYYKQK
- a CDS encoding dipeptide epimerase; translated protein: MNSNAWQTRKMGKFTLRFRPYTLELRHVFTVASFSRSTTPVVLTELEYDGVIGYGEASMPPYLGESQESVIAFLQQVDLSGFNSPFETAEILHAVDQTAGKNTAAKASVDIALHDLLGKLMGQPFYKIWGLNPTLIPPTSYTIGIDTEEMIRKKVAEAGQFQILKVKLGLDTDKMIIDTIRSVTDVPLCADVNQGWKTKEEALEMAHWLQERNVVFLEQPMPKEMIDENAWLTERSPIPTIADEGCQRLVDVPALQGVYTGINIKLMKCTGMREAKQMAELARALDMKVMLGCMTETSCAITAAAQLAPLVDWADLDGALLIGNDIYDGMQVVNGQCILPDRPGIGIIKK